Genomic DNA from Paenibacillus borealis:
ATTGGAGGATTTTTCTAGTTCTTTAAAGGTTTTTATGTATATTTGTAGAAAAGCATCATATGAAATAAATTGCTATATTAAAAAAATGTTAAGGAGTGTCCATGTATGAATCACCGGTTACAACCATTGATGGATCAAGGAGTTGCCTTAAAGCGACAAGGAAACTTAGAAGGGGCGAGAGATTGCTATATTCAAGCTTTAAAGGAAGACCCCACTGAAATGATGATTTATATTAATCTCGGGAAAGTTGCTCATTTGCTCCGATCTCAGGATCTAGCGATACGATCCTATCTGGCATCCGCCCACTTGCAAATCGGGCCGGTTGAAGCCGCTATTCAAAATAACCAACTACCGATGCATCTAAAAATTCAGTACGATAGTTTCTCGAAAGACGTACTTGTTCAGCTTCCTAAAAAATCCGCTTTTATTATATTTATCGACCCTAATACGTCTAGACATTTGGCCCATTCGCTTATAGACTTATCACCTGATAAGATGCGAGGCAATCCCGAGCTTTCTCCGTACGCAGAAATATATCATGCACATATATTCGGAAATGGATCGTATGAGTCAATCATACAACGACACCGTCTAACGTCCAGCGATCAAATAAACATGGACGAAGAGACGTATATTCCTCTTGGGCGGAAGTTCCTTGTCGAACATTTGAAATGGGATCAGCTTTCAACGACCGATGTTTTAAAGCTCTATTTTTAACTATAAATCAGCAAAAACGGATACAGAAAATGCCAATAGTACTTAGACAACATTGAATCGCTCATATATCGTCTGAAACGGAATCCCCCTTTGAGCGCAGTCGTAGACATACCGAAGCCGGTCTTGCTGGAGCTGCTTTCGTACCCTGCGAAGTCCTTCGCCAAAAGGACCGGGTTGTCCCAAACCGACCGTGCAATACAGATGTGTCCAGGCCAAAAGTGCCCAAAAGCGGGAAAAACGCCTTGGCGGAACGAACTTGGTAGGTGTCAAAACCCAAGTTGTTTTTGGATTGGCGAAAGAAGATTTCGATGGGCCAGCGTTTAGCATAGTACGTGGCAATCGATTCGGTTTCCAGTGAAATATCCGTACAACAAAAGGCGCGCAGAGCTTTCGGTTCACCAAAAGCCTGCTTCGGCCAACAGAGTAAGACCACGGCATTTGCTATTCCATTCAGCACTCCTTCGTAACGATACATCCAAGTACGACGAACCGTTCACGGTAAAGAGGCGAACGTCTTCTTTTCGGATATGCTTTGCGAAGTCTTGCACCGAAGTTCGGATGCCTTGAGGATACAATATCCGGTTGGTTTTCAGTGCTCCAATAAAGTGGTAGCCTGCGGCAGCATACGCATCGATGACGCGAGGACAGGGAAAGCAGGAATCTACCAAACAATATCCGCCGTGGGTCGGAAGAGGCAGTGTCTTCGTGGTGACTACTTTTTAACACAAGGAAAGCACTTTGTCTCTATTCTTTTGTGTTTTACATTTTACTGGAAGTGAATTTGCTCATTTATAGTTTTAAATAAAATCTGATGCGGCACTCTAGATAAACATAGATTTTGAGGGCTTTAACCGGTATTCAGTTTGTTCAATGTATCGTTTCACGATGAAATTACAATATTTCTCGACAAGCTCTATGACATGGTAAATACGAGCTGACTGTCTAAATTTTACAGAAGGTGCATTAAAGCGAGCAAGGAAATGGCAACGAAAAAATCGTAATTACTCAAGAAGGAAACGCAAAGCAAAAACAATAATAAAGGTGGGGTACCACTTGGAAATAAAGTTGCCGAAATCTCTATTCGATAAGTTTGAAGCCGCCGACCTTGACATGGAGGTCTCACTTGCTTGGGTGCTGGGTTATGTCCGGCATGAGTTTACTCAGCAACTGGACTCTGGTCTTTTAGACTTCTCGTTCAATGAATACATAACCATCGACATCCCCGACGATATAATCCAGCAGCTCCGGTTTCACATTCATCCTGAAGTCAGTCTGGATCAAATTGCCCATTTCCTTTGTTTGCTAGCATTCGCATTAGGAGGGAATGAGTAAGTGACTAAGCCAACACCTGCATTAAACGTTTTTGAAAATTCGCTACTCCAACTGGATCAGCTGGAGCAGAATATCCAGCTAATCCACCGAGATATTTTGAATATCAGCTACCTGGAAGTGAATCGCTCTCCGTCGGCGCTCGATGGCTACGATTATGCGTTTGCACTTGTATTTGGGGTGCTCGGCGGTATTGCCTCTTCCAACAAGCGAATCGAGGTTATGCTCGACAAAGTACATACTGATTCATCCAAATCGAACCCGAAAGCATTCCTCGGCAAGCTCCTTCAACATAATGGGGATGAAATCGACCAAGCGACGATGTCAGGTGGCCTCAAGGGATTTATCAATCGCGATTATGAGAGCAGGCCAGAGGTTGGTTTTCATCGGCTGATGCGAGGACATGACCCTTTTTCTATGTCTGGTGACAATCCGTTTCAGTTGCTCTGTAATCAGCATGGCCTTCTAAAAGGCATTCTGCAAGTGTTTCGACATCTTACAGCCGACACATTCTCGAAGCAAGGGTTGCCAATTCCATTCCATTCCTTTTTTGATTATGAAAAAGACGGTAAGCTGAGTAACTGGCTGCTCAAGATTACCAAAGAAAGCGTCAAAGCAGCCGATGTCAACCAGGTAACGGCTTTTAATCATATGTTTACAGTCCGCATGCAGGATATTGGAGTCCAAGGGTTGGTATATGCACTGTGTCGGGCTTATTTTTTCGCTCATGACATTAAAGATGATATCCGAAAATCGCAGGTAAAGATTATTGCGTATACAAGCTGTTTTTTTACACATGGGATTACTGGTATGGTTCGTCAGGGAGGGGTGCCTTATATCAATTGGCCAACGCTCTCGATGCTAATGAAGGAGATGTTTGTTCTTTTTAAGCTTAACTATCAGGAAATTAAATCATTGGAGCGGGTAACAGCTTCACTTGTAACGGAGAACCGGTTGTTGGAGAGGAAAGTGTACGAAACGGGTAACTCGCTCGTCAGCCATGTAGACGGAAGCGGGTATATACGGGAGCTTCAAAAGCAGGATAGAATTTTCGAGGATTTGGTTGATTTTTTTGAGGAGGACTAACGAATATGCCATTACCAATATTAGTACCGATTATCGCCGCGCTGGGCGGCGTAGTTGCGGGGACTTTATCCCGTCAGCCCGAAGTTAACCGTCTAAAGCAACAGGTTCGGACGCTACAAGCCGAAATTCAAAGGCTTCAGGCGCTTGTGAAAGAGCAGGATCGGCAGATCAAGGAGCTTAAGATTCGTTACAACGCACTCAAGGCGTACCAGTTTACCGAAAAAATAAAGCAAAAGTCCAAGCTGAAGGGGGCATTAATGTTTCAGTATTCTTTCAAAGAATATATGGATCTTCTTGTGGCACAGGCCAGAGGGGGGAATTATGTTCTGGTTGACGATGAGACGTACTTTTTCAATTCATTCGAACATCTTATGAACACTAGAGAGATTTCTGTCGAGGAGAAGCTGCTAATTCGTACCTACATCCGAACGAAGTACGCTTATGAAATCGATAACCAGATTGAGCCTCAGATGGGAGATATTGTGGAGAAGGTGGAGAAGATTAATGTGGCTTAAATCTGTTCTGTGGTACTTGCTGTACTACCTGAAATATTTGGCTGCCGGAGCGCTTGTTAGCGCAATTGTTGCCATTTTCTTTCCTCCCGCGGCATTGGTTATAATGGGCATAATGCTTCTCGGGGGCCTTCCCGCGGCTTACAAGGATTTGAAGGAGAAACGAGTCCCCGTTATGAAAGCAAAGCAGATCAATAAACGCTACGCTAAACTAAAAAACGAATTTGAAGGATTTGAAGAGGCGCTACGGTTAACGAAACGCAATATGTAGGACGAAGCGGCCTGATCTGTCATCCCGTACTTGCAGCAGCGATCATCCAGGCAGCCAAAGCCGGGGGACTGCCTGTCATTGTAAAAACAAGGCTTGGATTCACTGACATAGACGAATGGTGTGATTGGTTAACCCATATCCTGCAGCAAGATATTGTGAATCTGTCCATTCATCTACGCAACAGAGAGGAAATGAGCAAGGTTGATGCCCACTGGGAGCTAATTTCGGAGAGCAAGAAGCTGCGCGATGAGATGGCACCACATACCCTGCTGACCATTAACGGGGATATCCCGGAATGTCAGACGGGCCTTAAGCTTGCAGAAGAGTATGGTGTGGATGGAATATTATGAATCAGGCGCGGAATTTTTCATAATCCGTTTGCGTTTGAACTGGAGCCCAAGGAGCATAGCAGCGCGGGACTGCTTGATCTGCTACTCCCACATCTGGATCTCTATGATGAGTACTCCGGACAGAAATCACGTTCCTTCAGTCCGTTGCAACGCTTCTTCAAAATATACTTCCGCAGCTTCGCGGGGCAAGTGAATTAAGAAACACCTTAATTAATACTAAGTCAACAAGTGAAGTGCGTGCGCTGCTAGATGAGTTTGGGAGTAAGGAACAGGATGGGGCAGAGGAACATGGGACTAAGCTTCCGAATTTGGAGAGCTCTGTATATAGAATAGAAATAAACATGAAACGGTTAAGGACCGGCTGAAATGGGAAGGGGAAAACCCGGAGCCAATAAGCCGTTTCTCTGTTTTGTTTAGGGAGGAAGACACATGTCTTGGAGCAAATTGAAGTAGCAACTGGAGGGCTTTCCCAGTCCTGCGTTAGTAGGTAGAGTAGAATACCGGGCGTCGGGTTACCGTTATCTACCTGATAAATCAGGGATTATAATATCTCGGTGGATAAAAAGAACATACTCAATATGGGTGATAAATCAAACCAGATCAGATGGTATCAGACAGAGCTGGAAATTAAGAATGCTCCGGATATACATATTACAGTCACAATTAACGACATTGAAGTGGTAAGACAAGCCGCCAAAGGGCCTGTGCCAGAGATGCGCCTAATCGTAATGGCCAGAAGCAGAAAAAATATGGAACATGCCAAAGAGCTGATGGCAGCACAGGCTGCACTCGTTAAATCGAATTTCATCGTGGTGGCTAATATATTTCTGACAACTCCTATAGAGAAGAGCTTGGAGATTGATGATATGGTATTGAATATTCTGGCTTTGGTGGACAGACGAGTTGGCAAAAGCAGATTTTGATCATGGACGTGAGGATAGAGTTGAAGCATCCGGTAGTGGGGTATTTCAATGAGCTGCGAAAGTCGAGTAATTGGAGTTGGAAGCTGCGTGAGGTCATGTTTTAATCAGCTTCCCAATAGCAAGGATTGGGTCAAAGTTTTTTTCCTAAATAATGATTCTGTATTAGCTTCTTTCTGCGCAGACCACAGATTCAATTACAGAGAGAAGGGTTACTTTGACGGACTGGACGGCGGTATAATACATGCACAAAATGGAATGGAAAAGTTAAATGATCCAATTGTTGCATTAGTAAATGAATCATTATGTGCGGCAGTAATCATTATTTGCTTTATGGGCGGGGACTCGGCACATGGCTTGCGTAATCTTATCAACAGTATTCGGACTACCGGTAGTCCGGTATACCTGATTTCAAGCATCCCCTTTGCTGCGGAAGGCAAAAGGAAGAGGGCAAATTTCAAAGAATGCCTTAATTCTGTTGTTGATAGGTTGAGTGGCATTTATCTGCTTGATCTGGAAAAAGTCATTCAACATGCAGTTATGAGCACTACGGGACAGACATTGCTGGAATTTTTTCGATTCTGTGATGCAGTCATTCTCGATTTCTTCAGTATTTTTGTGTGCGAACTTGAAGAAGCAGATAAGAAAGAACGATATATTTATTCATATGATCATTTAGAATCTGAGCTCATTGTCCAAAAGGTGTCGAATATTCGAGATGGGTTGTATGCTCTATTATAATTAGTCATAAGATCATAGGCATATCTTAAATCTAGTAGATCTCAAAACCCTGAAAGGAAGAATGGTCAGAATGACATTTGACGAAGAACTTTACTTGTTAGAAGAAGAGTGCGAGGGTTTGCCTCAACGCTTAACACGAGAACGGATAATCCAATTCCTCAAGGATAAGATACAGACCCTTAGCGGAACAGATCTCCAGTTGGCTTACGAGAATTTGGCCCGGTTCTATTTGGACCAGGGGACCGACATCAAAGAAAATTTCATGAATGCCCATGAAGCAAGAATGTATTTTCAAAAAGTCTTAGACTCTGAGGTTTCGCAATCTCTCCGGGATGCTGCGACCTATCATCTTGGACATGCTGCGTTGTTGGAACGTAATCCAAGGGAGGCATTGAAGTGGTTTGAACGAGCGCTATCAAGCGAATGTATTGATCGTGGGCGGAAGGTTAAGGCGTACTACCATGCTGCCAGATGTTCAGTTCATATGCAAGAATATGATAAGGCCAGAGAATATCTTGATTCCGGTAGAGCCTTGGATACTACCCATAAATACCAGACGGAATATGAGGATACATATTATGTGATTCAGATCCCGCGAGTGGAGCGCCAACTCAAGCCCTATCGGTTATGCATCCCAGGGGAAAATCCACGTGAATTAACGAATCACGAAGTGGTTGAGCTGGAGGATAGCAGTTATGTCATTCTCGATATCCGATCTGAACTTCATCCTAAAGCTTTTTATCGGGAAGGGAGCTTGGTCCTCACTGAAGGGTTCGCGCACATGCTGATTTCCTTATCATGCAAAGAAAATCACAGTGATGACTATTGGCTAATGAATCATTTCGAGAAGTTACAGCTGCAAAGTTTAAAGGTGATTGTGGCTAGGCAAAATCAGCGATTTCAAAAAGCGGAGATACCTGTTAAAATTGCTCGCAAACAAGGGAAATACGTCTATGAGGGGCCTGATCTTGGCGTGCTAACCATACTTGAATAGCTATTGCATAAGACTGGTAACATTGCTGTTACTAGTCTTATGTCATTCTAGTGGTGTAAATCATAACACACTGGAGGATGACGAGAATGGTGAAACTATTTGTATACGGAACACTTCGGAGGGACGAACGAAACCATAGATTACTGGGTTGTAGCTCAGTAGATACCCAAATAGCCTTTGCTAAAGGGGGACTGGTGGATACAGGTATTGGATTTCCTGCCATGACCTTATCAATGGATCGACTCGTTAATGGTGAGCTATACGAAGTAGGGATAGAAGAGTTACTTCGAGTAGACGTACTTGAAGGATTTTATGGACCTGGCGATTCACGGAATTATTATGAACGAATGCAAATCGATGTTCAAACGGACAAACGAGTCATAAAAGCTTGGGCTTACATTCAGCAGCGACCCATTCAGGGGCAGGTGATCCCCTATGGGGATTGGAAGCTTTATCGGATGTGCGAGGGCCAGAATATCCTTTATTTTGCATACGGCAGTTGCATGGATCTGAAGCGTATCGAAGAAGCTGGTGTGGCTGATTGGTTCACTCAGGTCGTAGGCCGCGGAATCATTAACAATTGTAATCTGCAATTCACACGAAGAACGGCTGACGGGGGCAGGGCAGACAT
This window encodes:
- a CDS encoding tetratricopeptide repeat protein, whose amino-acid sequence is MNHRLQPLMDQGVALKRQGNLEGARDCYIQALKEDPTEMMIYINLGKVAHLLRSQDLAIRSYLASAHLQIGPVEAAIQNNQLPMHLKIQYDSFSKDVLVQLPKKSAFIIFIDPNTSRHLAHSLIDLSPDKMRGNPELSPYAEIYHAHIFGNGSYESIIQRHRLTSSDQINMDEETYIPLGRKFLVEHLKWDQLSTTDVLKLYF
- a CDS encoding tetratricopeptide repeat protein, whose translation is MTFDEELYLLEEECEGLPQRLTRERIIQFLKDKIQTLSGTDLQLAYENLARFYLDQGTDIKENFMNAHEARMYFQKVLDSEVSQSLRDAATYHLGHAALLERNPREALKWFERALSSECIDRGRKVKAYYHAARCSVHMQEYDKAREYLDSGRALDTTHKYQTEYEDTYYVIQIPRVERQLKPYRLCIPGENPRELTNHEVVELEDSSYVILDIRSELHPKAFYREGSLVLTEGFAHMLISLSCKENHSDDYWLMNHFEKLQLQSLKVIVARQNQRFQKAEIPVKIARKQGKYVYEGPDLGVLTILE
- a CDS encoding gamma-glutamylcyclotransferase family protein; the protein is MVKLFVYGTLRRDERNHRLLGCSSVDTQIAFAKGGLVDTGIGFPAMTLSMDRLVNGELYEVGIEELLRVDVLEGFYGPGDSRNYYERMQIDVQTDKRVIKAWAYIQQRPIQGQVIPYGDWKLYRMCEGQNILYFAYGSCMDLKRIEEAGVADWFTQVVGRGIINNCNLQFTRRTADGGRADIVETGGYTEGKLYYIPKQALEGYLYGREGVTGNIYRPIVITVQGENGQRYEALTFVVVNKQEEVEPPNWYMEEILRGALPIVSKGYYLSLVDRFVSKFGYPLKEAERG